A genomic stretch from Triplophysa dalaica isolate WHDGS20190420 chromosome 4, ASM1584641v1, whole genome shotgun sequence includes:
- the LOC130419570 gene encoding uncharacterized protein LOC130419570, which translates to MKEKIEEIFGQRWWENTLILFTVTENEQEKNIEDFVQSGNQEIQRLVEKCGNRFHCLNIHQSEDGSQVSELLEKIEKMMEGNTQRSYSSEIYLEVESQIRAMERNIIRDREERKEREEREIKKSIENELQNFLRKIEGMIEENDGDIKQLNERTGELERQMREERDEEKKKELMRELDKEVRKRTELKREIDHLKDHRERERNEMEERHRQEIEKIRQEYEEIRFEAEKKHMKVILSKLHRNMLDSRLKMQEEIIKQMEERNRESETLKKKLSELNERYLLMCEFHESALKNLKFS; encoded by the coding sequence ATGAAGGAGAAAATTGAGGAGATTTTTGGGCAGAGATGGTGGGAGAACACCTTGATTCTTTTTACAGTCACTGAAAATGAACAAGAGAAGAACATTGAGGATTTTGTTCAATCAGGGAATCAGGAGATCCAGAGACTTGTAGAGAAATGTGGGAACAGGTTTCACTGTCTGAACATTCATCAGAGTGAAGATGGTTCACAGGTCTCAGAGCTGCTAGAGAAGATTGAGAAGATGATGGAAGGAAACACACAGAGATCCTACAGCAGTGAGATCTACCTGGAGGTAGAGTCTCAGATCAGAGCAATGGAGAGAAACATCATAAGAGACAGAgaggagagaaaagagagagaggagagagagattaaaaaaagtatagaAAATGAGTTGCAGAATTTCCTGAGAAAGATAGAGGGAATGATTGAGGAAAATGATGGAGATATCAAACAACTCAATGAGCGAACAGGTGAACTAGAGAGACAGATGAGAGAAGAAAGAGatgaagagaaaaagaaagaactaATGAGAGAGTTGGATAAAGAGGTGCGGAAGAGGACAGAGCTCAAGAGAGAGATTGATCACCTGAAAGAtcacagagagagggagagaaatgagATGGAGgagagacacagacaggagATAGAGAAGATTAGGCAGGAGTATGAAGAGATCAGGTTTGaggcagaaaaaaaacacatgaaggtCATCTTGTCTAAACTTCATAGAAACATGTTGGACTCAAGGTTAAAGATGCAGGAGGAGATTATCAAACAGATGGAGGAAAGGAACAGAGAGTCAGAGACACTGAAGAAGAAGCTTTCTGAACTCAATGAACGTTACTTATTAATGTGTGAGTTTCATGAATCAGCACTGAAAAACCTAAAATTctcttaa
- the bmp10 gene encoding bone morphogenetic protein 10, translating into MGPSIASVFLAFLVLFWGPFFACSNPISSPERIRTGPGLDDGNGGVLDPSLLEQDSEVDMQSVLETLKGQFLRTFNLSGIPPPVKTGATRVEPPEYMMELYNRFANDRTSMPSANIVRSFKNEDSSPCSVGPGGVRQHPLLFNVSIPHHERVTAAELRLYTLVQTDRHKYAGVDRKVTIYEVKQRETNASHQIRGDDIEEETELVELASRQVYGTDNGWESFDMTAAVLNWRAKSEYGTTHKLEVHIASLNSQSAPASEGENTGNAIGGAMDIDTSLEDKHRPLMIVFSDDQSVDHRGDKRELNELIQHETAGRGFQDNLGLGLTDLWDDLGQNDENEEEEQSEEALLQMRSNLIYDTASRIRRNAKGNLCKKNPLYVDFKDIGWDSWILAPTGYEAYECAGVCTYPLTKHVTPTKHAIVQTLVNLKSPQKVARACCVPTKLDSISLLYLDDAGVVTYQYKYEGMVVSECGCR; encoded by the exons ATGGGGCCATCCATAGCGTCAGTTTTTTTGGCCTTCCTTGTGTTGTTTTGGGGGCCTTTCTTTGCCTGCAGTAACCCTATCAGCTCACCGGAGAGGATCCGCACTGGTCCAGGGCTGGATGATGGGAATGGAGGTGTTCTGGATCCCTCACTACTGGAGCAGGACAGTGAGGTGGACATGCAAAGCGTGCTGGAGACCCTAAAGGGGCAGTTTCTACGCACCTTTAATCTGTCAGGTATCCCTCCACCTGTAAAGACAGGGGCCACTCGAGTGGAGCCCCCAGAGTACATGATGGAGCTCTACAACCGCTTCGCCAACGACCGAACATCAATGCCTTCGGCAAACATTGTACGCAGCTTTAAAAATGAAG aCTCTTCCCCATGCAGCGTGGGACCTGGTGGGGTGAGACAACACCCCCTTCTCTTCAACGTGTCAATCCCACACCACGAAAGAGTCACCGCCGCTGAGCTCCGACTCTACACCCTGGTTCAAACCGATCGCCACAAATATGCTGGTGTTGACAGAAAAGTGACCATATATGAAGTGAAACAACGTGAAACAAACGCCAGTCATCAAATAAGAGGAGACGATATTGAGGAGGAAACAGAACTAGTGGAGTTGGCATCTCGACAGGTTTACGGCACAGACAATGGCTGGGAATCCTTCGACATGACTGCTGCGGTGCTTAACTGGCGTGCTAAATCAGAATATGGCACCACCCACAAGTTGGAGGTTCACATCGCAAGTTTGAATTCTCAGAGTGCTCCAGCTTCCGAAGGTGAGAATACAGGCAATGCCATAGGAGGGGCCATGGACATTGACACCAGTCTTGAGGACAAGCACAGACCCTTAATGATTGTCTTCTCTGATGACCAAAGCGTAGACCACCGTGGAGACAAGCGAGAACTGAATGAACTTATTCAACATGAGACTGCTGGGCGTGGCTTTCAGGACAACCTTGGCCTGGGGCTGACCGATCTCTGGGACGACTTGGGACAAAACGATGAGAATGAGGAAGAGGAGCAGAGTGAGGAAGCTCTCCTTCAAATGCGCTCCAACCTCATCTATGACACGGCATCCAGAATTCGACGCAACGCCAAAGGCAACCTGTGTAAAAAGAACCCTCTCTATGTTGACTTCAAAGACATCGGTTGGGACAGCTGGATTTTGGCTCCCACTGGTTATGAAGCATATGAGTGTGCAGGGGTGTGCACGTACCCCTTGACAAAACACGTTACACCCACAAAACATGCCATTGTGCAAACTCTAGTCAACTTGAAAAGTCCGCAGAAAGTCGCTAGGGCTTGTTGTGTACCCACTAAATTAGATTCCATCTCCCTGCTCTACCTAGATGATGCAGGTGTGGTCACATACCAGTATAAATATGAAGGCATGGTGGTATCAGAGTGTGGATGCAGATAG
- the arhgap25 gene encoding rho GTPase-activating protein 25 produces the protein MSLRLPRNWDFSTFRAENSKIARSKSVIPGEGSPGSTRTGSRRSMEKPLKTGWLKKQRSFVKNWQLRFFVLRGNVLTYHKDDKESALQGTIPLFSCQVNELPSNADDKFLFEIIPGGTTDRERDTYVLMATSQGEMEEWVRSIRKTIGSRSSGVFGKSLPDIMEYEKKFGSHLVPILVEKCAEFIREHGLNEEGIFRLPGQDNQVKQFREAFDAGERPSFPSDTDVHTVASLLKLYLRELPEPVVPWTQYQDFLDSTLMLDATTASGKERLEKQISLLPKVNYNLLSYICRFLYEVQRNSKVNKMSVENLATVMGVNLFKPQVEDAFSMMKGTPMIQKVMTVMIRHHVLLFPPSKDKLPSPLPCKKHKSKKTTNPRSFVGWESAECEVSSLSESPEEEEEADMPEDEGRDVGPSEAGSDDATSPSSPFSPADDSWTGSPRKRTQTLPSLGCPVKGQRWDRWSRFQESFNESDEKTLSEDIFKILDFQKDTIYSGGQKGEHEKTEVEKEQGVDKTGTDGVVRETDTKARVQSTGPLSEPRLSKEGSVPNLGREIATDGGTALQQSNAGQPENTDIAHIIRSLQEKNRQLVATVAELQAALEAERHSKAALENVLRNAERTRDEALTRNEQLNKDIRKLNNRPTAGPS, from the exons ATGTCTTTAAGACTACCTCGGAACTGGGACTTCAGCACCTTCAGAGCGGAGAATTCAAAGATAG CTCGATCTAAGAGTGTTATTCCAGGGGAAGGAAGCCCTGGATCCACTCGCACTGGATCTAGGAGATCAATGGAGAAACCTCTGAAGACGGGTTGGCTGAAGAAGCAAAGATCTTTCGTGAAGAACTGGCAGCTACGCTTCTTTGTGTTGAGAGGAAACGTCCTCACGTATCATAAAGATGATAAAGAAAGTGCTCTACAG GGAACCATCCCTTTGTTCTCATGCCAAGTAAATGAGCTGCCATCAAATGCTGATGATAAATTCTTGTTTGAGATCATCCCAG GTGGCACTACAGATCGGGAGCGGGATACGTATGTTCTCATGGCGACTAGTCAGGGAGAGATGGAGGAGTGGGTGCGCTCCATCCGGAAAACCATTGGATCTCGGTCCAGTGGAG TATTTGGAAAGAGTCTACCTGACATCATGGAGTACGAGAAGAAATTTGGATCACACCTGGTGCCCATTTTGGTGGAGAAGTGTGCAGAATTCATCCGAGAGCACGGTCTCAATGAAGAGGGCATCTTTCGCTTACCGGGACAGGACAACCAGGTGAAGCAGTTCCGAGAGGCGTTTGATGCCGGAGAGAGACCCTCGTTCCCCAG TGACACAGATGTCCACACTGTGGCGTCCTTACTCAAGCTGTACCTCAGAGAGCTTCCCGAGCCTGTTGTACCGTGGACTCAGTATCAGGATTTCCTGGACAGCACTTTGATGTTGGACGCAACCACTGCATCA GGTAAAGAGAGACTGGAGAAACAGATCAGCCTTCTGCCAAAAGTCAACTACAACCTGTTGAGTTACATCTGCAG ATTTCTTTACGAGGTCCAGAGGAATTCAAAGGTGAACAAAATGAGTGTGGAGAATCTGGCCACAGTGATGGGAGTGAACCTATTCAAACCTCAGGTGGAGGACGCCTTTAGCATGATGAAGG GAACTCCCATGATACAGAAGGTAATGACGGTGATGATCAGACACCATGTGCTGCTCTTCCCACCCTCTAAAGACAAGCTGCCCTCTCCACTTCCTTGCAAGAAACACAAGAGCAAGAAGACAACTAATCCTCGCAGTTTTGTGGGCTGGGAATCTGCTGAG TGTGAGGTGTCATCTCTTTCCGAGTCCccggaggaggaggaggaagcgGACATGCCTGAGGATGAGGGCAGAGACGTGGGGCCATCAGAAGCAGGATCAGATGATGCAACTTCTCCTTCCTCTCCGTTTTCCCCCGCCGACGACTCGTGGACCGGCAGCCCCAGAAAGCGGACGCAAACTCTACCCAGCTTGGGCTGTCCAGTAAAGGGACAGCGATGGGATCGCTGGAGCAGGTTTCAGGAAAGCTTTAACGAGAGCGATGAAAAGACTCTCTCGGAGGACATCTTTAAAATTCTCGACTTTCAGAAAGATACAATCTATTCTGGAGGGCAGAAAGGCGAACATGAAAAAACGGAGGTGGAAAAGGAGCAAGGTGTGGATAAAACGGGTACAGACGGTGTAGTCAGAGAGACAGATACAAAAGCAAGGGTTCAGAGCACAGGCCCGTTGTCTGAGCCTAGGCTAAGCAAAGAGGGGAGCGTGCCAAATTTGGGACGAGAAATAGCGACTGATGGAGGCACTGCTCTTCAGCAAAGCAATGCAGGACAACCAGAAAACACAGACATAGCACACATCATCAGGAG TCTCCAAGAGAAGAACAGACAGCTGGTCGCTACAGTGGCAGAGCTGCAGGCAGCATTGGAGGCCGAGCGACACTCTAAAGCCGCATTAGAAAATGTACTGCGCAATGCAGAGCGTACCAGGGACGAAGCCCTCACACGCAATGAGCAGCTGAACAAAGACATTCGGAAGTTGAACAACAGGCCCACTGCTGGACCATCATAG